From Bradyrhizobium sp. sBnM-33:
TGGCGGCGTAGAGCTTGGCATGGAACTCGTTGTCGGCGGCCATGAATTTTTCGAAGTCGCCAGCTTTCGCGAATTGCTGTTGGCGAACGATGATCGAATGGAGCTCTGCGGCGAAGGCTTCGTCATGGCGTATCGCCAATATGCGGACGATCTCGAGCTCGACCGCCTGCCGCAGAAAATGCGCCTGCTGCGCCAGCCGCACGTCGACCCGGCTGACCACCGTGGCGTATTGCGGAAAGACGTCGACCAGCCCTTCCTCCTCGAGCCGCATCAGCGCATCACGGATCGGCGTCGAACTCACCCCGAATTGTCCGGCCAGTGCGGCGCGTGACAGCGGCGATCCCGGCGGCAGCTCCAGCGAAATGATCATGCCGCGCAGGCGCTCGAACACCTGCGGTGCGGCCTGACGATCGCGATCGAGCCGATCGGCGGAACGCGGGACGGAGCGACGAGAAACAATCTGGGATGCAGCCATCGAACGAACCGGCCTCAGAAGGCGCTTGCTTCAAATGCACTAATACATTAGTGCATTTCCGTCGCAGCGTCAATGAACCGCCGGAGGAGATGCACAGTGAAAAATAGAATGTGGAGCGCCTGCGCGGGCGCCGTCGCGGCACTTGCCATGGTGCTGCCGGGCTCTCAGGCCGCGGCCCAGCAAAAAACGGAGATTTCGTTGTCGCGGCAGCCGGGCATTTTCTACATGCCTTCGCACATCATGGAAAAACGCAAGCTGATCGAGAAGCACGCAGCTTCCCTCGGCGCGGCAGGCGTCACCACCAAATGG
This genomic window contains:
- a CDS encoding GntR family transcriptional regulator, whose protein sequence is MAASQIVSRRSVPRSADRLDRDRQAAPQVFERLRGMIISLELPPGSPLSRAALAGQFGVSSTPIRDALMRLEEEGLVDVFPQYATVVSRVDVRLAQQAHFLRQAVELEIVRILAIRHDEAFAAELHSIIVRQQQFAKAGDFEKFMAADNEFHAKLYAATDKQDIWSLVRSRSGHIDRLRRLHLPSPGKAQDILRHHKLIAKAIEAGEPEAAQKHLRTHLSGTLSELDEIRSRYPEYLSN